In Blastopirellula sp. J2-11, a single genomic region encodes these proteins:
- a CDS encoding IS4 family transposase, with the protein MSDQFNASPQEVQSKFRNVSIFVSELLLPNGVVTAICQEIGFSFRQRIYSPMVVVWMFVMQTLSADHSCQQVVTRLNAWRMAQGLPRCSGDTTSYCQARRRLPIALFQRLLAWTARKCDEAGVGDWRFQGREVVIVDGTTVTMADTRANQTAYPQMKSQKPGCGFPLTRIVHLFSLATGAATMFAMGRYAGKETGETSLLRTLLSQFHSGEIVLADRYYASFWLLALSELRGIDIVARAHHLRKIDFRRGLRQGDCDQVVSYSKPQRPTWMTQREYESYPSSILVRHLRYQVTQRGFRTRQITLATTLLQADVYRAEDLADLYRRRWQAELHIRSLKTQMQMDHLRCKSPAMVVKELHCHMIGYNLVRAAMLATALKFRLPPWRLSFTGAMQAIEEFAAALRWNTKQQESQWENLLQTIRQLEVGARPDRNEPRELKRRPKAYKLMQTPRNRYATAA; encoded by the coding sequence GTGTCTGATCAGTTTAACGCTTCGCCGCAGGAAGTTCAAAGCAAGTTCCGTAACGTTTCGATCTTCGTCAGCGAGTTGCTGCTGCCCAACGGCGTTGTCACCGCGATCTGTCAAGAGATCGGCTTCTCGTTTCGGCAGCGCATCTATTCGCCGATGGTCGTCGTGTGGATGTTCGTCATGCAGACGCTGTCAGCCGATCATAGTTGTCAGCAAGTCGTCACTCGTCTCAACGCCTGGCGAATGGCGCAGGGGCTGCCGCGCTGCAGCGGCGACACCACTTCCTATTGCCAAGCGCGGCGCCGCTTGCCGATTGCATTGTTTCAACGACTGCTCGCTTGGACGGCGCGAAAGTGCGATGAAGCTGGCGTCGGCGATTGGCGGTTCCAGGGACGCGAAGTGGTCATCGTCGACGGCACGACCGTCACGATGGCTGACACCCGCGCGAATCAAACCGCCTATCCGCAAATGAAAAGCCAGAAGCCTGGCTGCGGCTTCCCCTTGACGCGGATCGTGCATCTCTTTTCGTTAGCGACCGGCGCGGCGACGATGTTTGCGATGGGACGTTACGCCGGCAAGGAGACAGGCGAGACGTCACTGTTGCGAACGCTCTTGTCGCAGTTTCACTCGGGAGAAATCGTGCTCGCCGATCGTTACTACGCCAGCTTCTGGCTGCTCGCTTTATCGGAACTGCGCGGGATCGATATCGTGGCTCGCGCGCACCATCTTCGCAAAATCGACTTTCGCCGAGGCTTGCGCCAAGGGGACTGCGATCAGGTCGTGAGCTATTCGAAGCCGCAGCGGCCGACGTGGATGACGCAGCGGGAATATGAAAGCTACCCGTCGTCGATTCTCGTACGTCACTTGCGATATCAAGTCACGCAGCGCGGATTTCGGACGCGTCAAATCACGTTGGCGACGACGCTGCTACAGGCTGACGTTTATCGAGCGGAAGACTTGGCCGATTTGTATCGTCGCCGCTGGCAAGCGGAGTTGCATATCCGGAGCTTGAAAACGCAAATGCAAATGGACCACCTCCGCTGCAAAAGTCCGGCGATGGTTGTGAAGGAACTTCACTGCCACATGATCGGCTACAATCTGGTGCGGGCCGCGATGCTGGCGACGGCGTTGAAATTTCGCCTGCCTCCGTGGCGGCTCAGCTTTACCGGAGCGATGCAAGCGATCGAAGAGTTCGCCGCCGCACTCCGCTGGAACACGAAGCAACAAGAGTCCCAGTGGGAAAACCTCTTGCAAACGATCCGCCAACTGGAAGTCGGCGCTCGCCCTGACCGGAATGAACCACGAGAACTTAAACGGCGGCCGAAAGCGTATAAACTAATGCAAACGCCTCGAAATCGTTACGCAACAGCGGCTTAG
- a CDS encoding ArnT family glycosyltransferase, whose protein sequence is MKQLKQLLMAHWVTIVIVLMLGVHCLLLGRIAVVNAPVYDEIAHLPSGLSHWRFGNFSLYRVNPPLMRMIASLPLLISAPAEDWNGYSEGAYARPEFAVGRRFLDKNGERSFWHFTIARWAQISVSALGGWICYCWAKALFGTSSGLLALALWCFDPNLLAWGATITPDAGAATFGVAAGYAFWRWLKSPTWANVAIAGLALGLAELTKSTWILLFALWPLIGLIWRFSNRNLEIPKPKLIQLGAILIGGLYLLNMGYGFEKSFQRLGDFEFISQTLGGPEANETPGNRFRGTLLAEIPVPVPANFLSGMDVQKYDFERGKSSYLRGETKKGGWWYYYLYAMAVKTPLGTIALFGLAIALAVSRADFRMSFSDAVVLLLPAVTVLILVSSQTGFNRYLRYVLPAYPFLFIFASSAAKAFELRLKSIAIPVAACAIVAVIGSLSVFPHSMSYFNLAAGGPTGGPRHLLDANIDWGQDLLELKKFLDRHPEARPIHLAYFGYATPGHAGIEFEEVPQYLESEIGLDVPKLEPGWYAVSVNHLYGYQHYENDKPAYTYFQRFELFAKAGYSIYIYKIDPEQAVVP, encoded by the coding sequence ATGAAACAGCTCAAACAACTCTTGATGGCGCATTGGGTCACGATTGTCATCGTGCTGATGTTGGGCGTTCATTGTCTTTTGTTAGGACGGATTGCCGTCGTCAACGCTCCGGTCTATGACGAGATTGCGCACTTGCCCTCGGGATTAAGCCATTGGCGATTCGGCAATTTTTCGCTCTATCGGGTTAATCCGCCTTTGATGCGCATGATTGCGTCGCTTCCTCTGCTAATTAGTGCCCCCGCAGAAGATTGGAACGGGTATTCGGAAGGGGCATATGCGCGCCCCGAATTCGCGGTCGGCAGAAGGTTCCTCGATAAAAACGGCGAACGATCTTTCTGGCATTTCACGATTGCTCGCTGGGCTCAAATTAGCGTCTCAGCACTGGGCGGTTGGATTTGTTATTGTTGGGCGAAGGCACTGTTCGGGACTTCGTCCGGCTTGCTTGCACTTGCGCTATGGTGCTTTGATCCCAATCTACTTGCTTGGGGAGCGACAATCACCCCTGACGCTGGCGCAGCAACTTTTGGAGTCGCCGCAGGCTATGCTTTCTGGCGTTGGCTGAAATCGCCGACCTGGGCTAACGTCGCCATTGCTGGACTTGCGCTAGGTTTGGCCGAGCTTACGAAATCGACCTGGATTCTGCTCTTCGCACTTTGGCCATTGATTGGGCTAATTTGGAGATTCAGCAATCGGAACCTGGAAATTCCCAAGCCGAAGTTGATCCAATTGGGGGCGATTCTGATCGGCGGACTTTATTTGCTCAACATGGGATATGGTTTTGAAAAGAGCTTTCAGCGCTTGGGAGATTTCGAGTTTATCTCACAAACGTTAGGCGGTCCCGAAGCGAACGAGACGCCAGGCAACCGCTTTCGAGGAACCTTATTGGCGGAGATTCCGGTTCCTGTCCCTGCCAATTTTTTAAGCGGCATGGATGTGCAGAAATACGACTTCGAGAGAGGGAAATCATCATACCTGCGTGGCGAAACGAAAAAGGGGGGCTGGTGGTATTACTACCTCTACGCGATGGCGGTGAAGACGCCGCTGGGAACCATCGCACTGTTTGGGCTCGCCATCGCGTTAGCCGTTTCACGAGCAGACTTTCGAATGAGTTTCAGCGATGCCGTCGTACTCTTGCTGCCGGCTGTCACCGTCTTGATATTGGTGAGTTCACAGACCGGCTTCAATCGTTATTTGCGATACGTCCTACCGGCGTACCCATTTCTCTTCATATTCGCCTCGTCAGCGGCAAAGGCGTTCGAGTTGCGGCTGAAGTCGATCGCCATTCCGGTTGCCGCCTGTGCGATCGTCGCAGTCATCGGCAGCCTCTCCGTCTTTCCGCATTCGATGTCTTATTTCAATTTGGCGGCAGGCGGCCCTACTGGCGGCCCGCGGCATCTGTTGGACGCGAATATTGACTGGGGGCAAGATCTGTTGGAGCTCAAGAAATTCTTAGATCGGCATCCAGAGGCGCGGCCAATCCACCTTGCCTATTTTGGTTACGCCACGCCTGGGCATGCAGGAATTGAGTTTGAGGAAGTTCCGCAGTACCTTGAATCCGAGATTGGACTGGATGTTCCCAAACTCGAACCAGGCTGGTACGCCGTCAGCGTCAATCATCTTTATGGCTACCAGCACTACGAGAACGACAAGCCCGCTTACACGTATTTTCAGAGGTTTGAGCTGTTCGCGAAGGCGGGGTACTCGATTTATATTTACAAAATTGATCCAGAGCAGGCGGTGGTACCATAG
- a CDS encoding IS4 family transposase: MSFSNDGRFRQQVRFLQQQFAQDGELPFTDVLSEATISHALEALEIVWLDRIYTPLVTLWVFLGQALSQDHSCRAAVARLIAHRVSRGQRRCSAETSAYCQARKRLPEEFFATVARKTGQALDGHADQSWLWKNRRVLAYDGSTVSMPDTADNQQAYPQPPQQAEGLGFPLARIAVFFSLSCGAIIDLAICSYSGKGHSELGMLRKLWEVLRSGDIMLADRYMCSWYEIFQLRQRGIHTVTRLHHCRKADFRRGKRLGKGDHLVEWPRPHIRTIDNRTRKGLPDQLTMRETRVLIQQPGFRSRSIIVVTTLLDAEEVTASDLADLYRARWNAELDLRSLKQTLQMDILRCKTPELVRKEIWTHILAYNLIRTVMAQAASKQKIKPRTISFKGAVQTLEAFQPVIAMQGQHGLRRADLYNQLLEALATHRVADRPDRFEPRQRKRRQKKYDRMMKPRNEVKREILKRLG; this comes from the coding sequence ATGTCATTTTCTAACGATGGACGATTTCGTCAGCAAGTGCGGTTTCTACAGCAGCAGTTTGCGCAAGACGGTGAGCTGCCATTCACGGATGTGCTGTCTGAGGCAACGATATCACATGCTTTGGAAGCATTGGAAATTGTTTGGCTGGATCGGATCTACACGCCGCTGGTGACTCTTTGGGTTTTTCTTGGCCAGGCATTGAGTCAGGACCATTCCTGTCGGGCGGCCGTGGCCCGCCTGATTGCTCATCGTGTTTCACGCGGCCAACGTCGCTGCTCAGCAGAGACGAGTGCTTACTGCCAAGCCAGGAAACGACTGCCAGAAGAATTCTTCGCAACGGTCGCTCGGAAGACAGGACAAGCGTTAGATGGCCATGCCGATCAAAGTTGGCTTTGGAAAAACCGCCGCGTCCTGGCCTACGATGGCTCTACCGTGTCGATGCCTGATACGGCCGACAATCAACAAGCCTATCCACAACCTCCTCAGCAGGCGGAAGGCCTTGGCTTTCCGCTGGCACGTATCGCGGTCTTCTTCTCACTCTCCTGTGGAGCCATAATTGACCTGGCCATCTGCAGCTATTCAGGTAAGGGGCACAGCGAATTAGGAATGCTTCGTAAGTTGTGGGAGGTGCTGCGTTCAGGCGATATTATGCTTGCAGATCGCTACATGTGTTCTTGGTATGAAATCTTTCAACTTCGGCAGCGCGGGATCCACACGGTGACTCGCCTCCATCATTGTCGCAAGGCAGACTTCCGACGAGGGAAACGTTTGGGCAAAGGAGACCATCTCGTCGAATGGCCGAGGCCGCATATTCGCACGATTGACAACCGGACCCGCAAGGGACTTCCCGATCAACTCACCATGCGCGAAACGCGGGTGCTGATTCAACAGCCGGGGTTCCGCAGCCGCAGCATCATCGTGGTTACAACGCTGCTGGATGCCGAAGAAGTGACCGCCAGCGATTTAGCGGATCTTTATCGTGCACGATGGAACGCCGAACTCGATCTGCGATCACTGAAGCAAACGCTGCAGATGGACATCTTGCGATGCAAGACGCCTGAGTTGGTCCGGAAGGAAATCTGGACACACATCCTCGCCTACAACCTCATTCGGACTGTCATGGCCCAGGCCGCTTCCAAACAGAAGATCAAGCCGCGCACGATAAGCTTCAAAGGCGCTGTGCAAACTCTGGAAGCCTTTCAACCGGTGATCGCTATGCAAGGCCAGCACGGCTTGCGCCGAGCAGACCTATACAACCAATTACTCGAAGCGCTCGCAACACATCGCGTGGCCGACCGCCCTGATCGCTTCGAGCCCAGGCAAAGAAAACGACGGCAGAAGAAGTACGACCGTATGATGAAGCCCAGGAATGAAGTCAAACGTGAAATCCTGAAACGACTTGGGTAG
- a CDS encoding M12 family metallopeptidase, whose amino-acid sequence MKKTELYELLRKIAELANKAEQGGGQDDDDDGSVSFERFPVCTPKSLPPRLLEKSADVAVEVNPMNAPQMGPMAALGASFDLTPARIAVLTSKFWGSQPRQLSVSFMETTSTQLRRRILQHMNAWNQTSGISFAETNGTGEVRISRGGGGYWSYLGTDVLLIPQNRQTMNLQGFTMNTPESEYLRVVRHETGHTLGCPHEHMRKDLVKRIDKNKAYAYFLRTQGWSQAMVDQQVLTPLDEKSLMRTPADQTSIMCYQLPGEITKDGEPILGGDDINSTDYRFMGEIYPKSDNAFGGSGAGFSAVDDDDWDFEFK is encoded by the coding sequence ATGAAAAAAACTGAATTGTATGAGTTGCTTCGCAAGATTGCCGAGCTCGCCAATAAAGCAGAGCAGGGGGGCGGCCAGGATGATGACGATGATGGTTCCGTTTCGTTCGAGAGATTTCCGGTTTGCACGCCCAAATCGCTCCCCCCTCGTCTGCTTGAGAAATCGGCCGACGTCGCGGTGGAGGTGAATCCGATGAACGCTCCGCAGATGGGGCCGATGGCCGCGTTGGGGGCGAGCTTTGACTTGACTCCGGCGCGAATTGCGGTGCTGACCTCGAAGTTTTGGGGATCGCAGCCTCGGCAATTGTCGGTCAGTTTTATGGAGACGACCTCGACGCAGCTACGTCGCCGAATCTTGCAACATATGAACGCGTGGAACCAAACCAGCGGAATTAGTTTCGCTGAAACGAACGGTACCGGCGAAGTTCGCATCTCCCGCGGAGGCGGCGGATATTGGTCCTATTTGGGAACTGACGTGCTGCTGATACCTCAGAACCGTCAGACGATGAATCTACAAGGTTTCACGATGAACACACCGGAAAGCGAATACTTGCGCGTCGTTCGCCATGAAACGGGGCACACGCTCGGATGTCCGCACGAACATATGCGGAAAGATCTCGTGAAACGGATCGACAAGAACAAAGCCTACGCCTATTTCCTGCGAACCCAAGGTTGGAGCCAGGCCATGGTCGATCAGCAAGTCTTGACGCCGCTTGATGAGAAGTCGCTCATGCGAACTCCAGCTGATCAGACTTCGATCATGTGTTATCAGCTTCCTGGCGAGATTACCAAGGATGGGGAGCCGATTCTGGGGGGAGACGATATCAATTCAACCGACTATCGTTTCATGGGCGAGATCTATCCCAAGTCGGATAACGCGTTTGGCGGCAGCGGCGCTGGTTTCTCCGCTGTTGACGACGACGATTGGGATTTCGAGTTCAAGTAG
- a CDS encoding caspase domain-containing protein, with protein sequence MRRACRGLDFQFSFNFLEYDHIFERYPISYTDTLRAISMLAASGATQLWQKSTSAEGLFDGLNQKARLTAGMVVQWVANNALREELREAVHKEINRWRPDVILGHSLGSLVGYDVLTHPIDRPKFRNAAFVSFGSQIGNPFVVGNFMAGRIEPITDVKWYHLYNRWDDVFTHRIRLFDSSFVEIDTPFGQWLSWGDHNPAEYLAHPQTVERVWPMLLDRDQAEFITLVAEEKQTRREPTTRALLVGINEYPNPRHCLQGPINDVFLMSSVLQENGFSPDHIRLLVNDRATAAGIRERLEWLFHDVQDGDRLVFHFSGHGTALPGYNAQTVVDRIYECLVPYDFNGSISSAVTDEQIYEMYVNLPYAVQVTMILDCCHAGGQARAGAPIRGIDPPEDIRHRAMRWDTERQLWMRRELKPLMGDLTLDSNRMESFAGEDGATLRMGRALPVRRLPTRSSANVAMIVATKVPICLSFYRTAGWMSKRTNTFMAEWPTEHFLLLLAIAYAGHGCVTTSVSDSVRWR encoded by the coding sequence ATGCGTCGTGCTTGCCGTGGCCTCGACTTCCAATTTAGCTTCAATTTTCTTGAATACGATCATATTTTTGAACGTTATCCGATCAGCTACACGGATACGCTGCGGGCGATTTCGATGCTGGCCGCCAGCGGCGCTACCCAGCTATGGCAAAAGAGCACTTCCGCCGAAGGGTTATTCGACGGCCTGAATCAAAAAGCCCGTTTGACCGCAGGAATGGTAGTTCAGTGGGTTGCAAACAACGCATTGCGAGAAGAGCTCCGGGAAGCCGTTCATAAGGAAATCAACCGGTGGCGGCCAGATGTCATCTTGGGGCATAGTCTTGGATCACTCGTAGGTTACGATGTTCTGACGCACCCGATCGATCGCCCAAAATTTCGGAATGCTGCATTCGTTTCGTTTGGCTCCCAAATCGGCAATCCGTTCGTTGTAGGCAACTTCATGGCTGGGCGAATCGAACCGATCACGGATGTGAAATGGTATCACCTCTACAATCGCTGGGATGATGTATTTACCCATCGAATACGTCTATTCGATTCTTCCTTTGTCGAGATCGATACGCCGTTTGGCCAATGGCTTTCGTGGGGAGACCACAATCCTGCGGAATATCTTGCGCACCCGCAAACTGTGGAACGTGTATGGCCTATGCTCTTGGATCGTGACCAAGCAGAATTCATTACATTAGTGGCGGAAGAAAAACAGACGCGACGGGAACCCACAACGAGAGCACTTTTGGTTGGGATCAACGAATACCCCAATCCTCGGCATTGCTTGCAAGGTCCCATCAACGATGTATTTCTCATGAGCAGCGTTCTGCAGGAGAACGGGTTTTCACCGGATCACATTCGGCTACTCGTGAACGATCGCGCCACGGCGGCTGGTATTCGCGAACGTCTGGAGTGGCTGTTTCATGATGTTCAGGACGGCGATCGCCTTGTGTTTCATTTCAGTGGGCATGGTACCGCCTTGCCTGGTTACAATGCTCAGACTGTAGTCGACCGGATCTATGAATGCCTTGTTCCGTACGACTTTAACGGATCGATATCTTCGGCCGTTACGGACGAGCAAATCTACGAAATGTACGTCAATCTTCCCTATGCCGTCCAAGTAACGATGATTTTGGACTGTTGCCATGCCGGTGGCCAGGCACGCGCGGGTGCCCCGATTCGTGGGATCGATCCGCCGGAAGATATCCGCCATCGTGCGATGCGATGGGATACTGAACGACAGTTGTGGATGCGGCGAGAACTGAAGCCGCTAATGGGCGACCTAACGCTCGATTCCAATCGAATGGAATCGTTTGCGGGAGAAGATGGAGCGACGCTTCGCATGGGGCGTGCTCTTCCAGTACGTCGACTTCCGACACGCAGTTCCGCCAACGTCGCAATGATCGTGGCCACAAAGGTCCCTATATGCCTGTCATTTTACAGGACTGCAGGATGGATGAGCAAGCGTACGAATACTTTCATGGCGGAGTGGCCTACGGAGCATTTTCTTTTGCTATTGGCTATTGCTTACGCCGGTCACGGCTGCGTAACGACAAGCGTCTCCGACTCAGTACGATGGCGTTAA
- a CDS encoding DNA/RNA non-specific endonuclease produces the protein MKTPLQSLRDDRAVMEDLHELFNNKRRKIDAMESVQDLTQIGHRAIVEFLEEPIGPTESHDPESAYFSEAIVMATGRPSLLIQDGRIQLASLQLPSLRQRLQDNLATIEAPIPSVGRIELLHHPDYEWIGTGWLLADNVLVTNRHVAEVFSEQQGMSYQFRRIFGATIEARVDFLEEHRRADYIEIEIQSILFVSPAGAAHPDIAFLKVKQNNDLPSPLELAVDDAEEQSDVGIIGYPAWDGRRNPGPAMARIFQDIYNVKRYAPGRIADVRDGVFTHDCSTLGGNSGSPVLNQATGKVVGLHFAGRFMSENFAIPMTVIKQQLLRITGSSSVVVGGDDAPLPLESLENREGYSESFLGRGRYRVPFPSLTGDLIDDAAPVKGRERSRGVSKFVLDYTHFSVVMNKKRRLPFFTAVNIDGSQEVLLRRRNTQWKLDPRIDRDHQYGNELYVRNKLDRGHMVRRLDPVWGSDDEAEQADTDTFHYTNCAPQHQDLNQRTWLDLEDYLLQNTTQDDQKLTVFTGPVFTENDTSFRGTTLPHDFWKVAVMVYRNKLRATGYMLSQKEFMDDLEFVIGRFRTYQTPIRVIEQATGISFNGLREFDPLESVESFAFPTINGPADLVL, from the coding sequence ATGAAAACGCCTTTGCAATCTCTGCGCGACGACCGTGCGGTAATGGAAGATCTTCATGAATTGTTTAACAACAAACGTCGAAAAATCGACGCCATGGAGAGCGTCCAGGATCTAACCCAGATCGGCCATCGAGCAATTGTTGAATTCCTGGAAGAACCAATCGGGCCGACCGAATCGCACGATCCAGAGAGCGCCTACTTTTCAGAGGCAATTGTAATGGCCACAGGCCGTCCATCGCTTTTGATCCAAGATGGTCGCATTCAACTTGCATCGCTGCAATTACCAAGCCTGAGGCAGCGTCTTCAAGACAATTTGGCGACCATTGAAGCCCCCATTCCATCGGTCGGCCGGATCGAGTTATTGCATCATCCGGACTATGAATGGATCGGAACCGGATGGTTGCTCGCAGACAACGTTCTGGTCACAAACCGACATGTCGCCGAAGTCTTCAGCGAACAGCAGGGAATGTCGTACCAATTCCGCCGAATATTCGGTGCGACGATTGAAGCGCGGGTCGATTTCCTGGAGGAGCACCGCCGCGCAGATTATATTGAAATTGAAATTCAGTCGATCTTATTCGTATCGCCTGCAGGCGCCGCCCATCCAGATATCGCGTTTTTGAAAGTCAAGCAGAATAACGACTTACCTAGCCCCTTGGAGTTGGCTGTGGATGACGCCGAAGAGCAATCCGATGTAGGAATCATCGGCTATCCGGCTTGGGATGGTCGTCGAAATCCGGGCCCGGCGATGGCGCGTATTTTCCAGGACATTTACAATGTCAAACGCTATGCGCCAGGGCGAATCGCAGATGTTCGTGACGGCGTGTTCACGCATGACTGTTCGACGCTTGGAGGCAATAGTGGTTCGCCAGTTCTCAATCAAGCAACCGGCAAAGTCGTGGGACTTCACTTCGCTGGTCGTTTCATGTCCGAGAATTTTGCGATTCCGATGACTGTGATCAAGCAGCAACTCTTACGGATCACTGGATCGTCGTCCGTAGTCGTCGGCGGCGATGACGCGCCATTGCCATTGGAATCATTGGAAAACCGGGAAGGATATAGCGAGTCATTTCTGGGAAGAGGCCGCTATCGCGTACCGTTTCCAAGTCTCACCGGCGACTTGATCGACGATGCTGCCCCAGTCAAAGGGCGGGAACGTTCCCGCGGCGTCAGTAAGTTCGTGCTCGACTATACGCATTTTTCGGTGGTGATGAACAAGAAACGGCGTCTGCCGTTTTTCACTGCAGTCAACATAGACGGCAGTCAGGAGGTCCTACTACGTCGACGAAATACGCAATGGAAGCTTGATCCCCGGATTGATCGTGACCACCAGTATGGCAATGAGTTGTATGTGCGCAATAAACTGGACAGAGGGCATATGGTCCGCCGACTTGATCCGGTCTGGGGTTCGGACGATGAAGCCGAGCAAGCCGATACCGACACGTTCCACTACACGAATTGCGCACCTCAACATCAAGATTTAAATCAAAGGACATGGCTCGATCTGGAAGATTACCTCTTGCAAAATACTACCCAGGATGACCAGAAGCTGACCGTCTTCACTGGGCCAGTCTTTACGGAAAACGACACGTCCTTCCGTGGGACTACACTGCCACATGACTTTTGGAAGGTCGCCGTAATGGTGTATCGAAATAAACTTCGAGCGACTGGTTACATGCTGAGTCAGAAGGAATTCATGGACGACCTCGAATTTGTCATTGGACGCTTCAGGACATATCAAACGCCAATTCGGGTCATCGAGCAGGCAACCGGCATCAGTTTCAATGGTTTACGCGAATTTGATCCGCTCGAATCCGTCGAATCGTTCGCATTCCCCACCATTAATGGTCCCGCCGATCTCGTCTTGTAG
- a CDS encoding C1 family peptidase produces MAKRKEIKKSPKTTRSTADERRPPEDEPTSHLINRKFDAVPDRIDIRDWIYQPHLQPLPDQVISCNDVPMILDQGVEGACTGFALAAVINFHLKRRNLKRFVSPRMLYEIARRYDEWPGEDYEGSSARGAVKGWIAHGVCEEHDWQYQAAGIQHFTKDIAQKSLANPGGSYYRVSHREVRDMHAAIVENGCLYMTLMVHQGWQEPVGSDDPKYDIVYVENGNLRKRRFPVIHRRGRATGGHAVAIVGYTHDGFIIQNSWGTDWGHEGFALLPYEDYLLHATDVWVVQLGVPVRLNLWEQAQGADVSSGLHRAAAAIPLEAIRPYVINLGNNGELSSTGRYWTTSEDIDRLITKEIPEQTKDWDKIRILLYLHGGLNSADYSARRVISYKNKMLANQIYPLNIMWETGFQETLLHAFEDLFVDADDRATGPAAWIKRFREGLLEAKDRSIEMTVALPGTALWDEMKENAKLASRHPKAKGGMQILSKRVADLLKSLGDKVDSSPELHVIGHSAGAIFAAYALDEMAKSGVPLKSIQLFAPAITVEEFKKLVVPHIENKDCPLPTLYLLSDAGERDDTVGPYGKSLLYLVSNAFEGKRETPLLGMQRFVQPTEDATEYVDPMMNVLFSKKVDELCSVVISGADGKPGERSQSNSHGGFDDDPATLNSALYRILRTEPKHKFEVRDLQF; encoded by the coding sequence ATGGCCAAGCGAAAAGAGATCAAGAAATCGCCGAAGACGACTCGCTCCACCGCCGACGAACGACGTCCTCCGGAAGACGAACCGACGTCGCATTTGATCAATCGCAAATTCGATGCGGTGCCTGATCGGATCGATATCCGCGACTGGATTTACCAGCCCCATTTGCAACCGCTGCCCGATCAAGTGATAAGTTGCAATGACGTCCCGATGATTCTCGATCAAGGCGTCGAGGGAGCTTGCACGGGATTTGCGCTCGCCGCCGTGATTAACTTTCACCTCAAGCGTCGTAACCTGAAACGTTTCGTCAGTCCGCGAATGCTTTATGAGATCGCCCGACGTTACGACGAATGGCCTGGCGAAGACTATGAGGGTTCATCGGCGCGTGGCGCGGTCAAAGGTTGGATCGCACATGGCGTATGCGAAGAGCATGACTGGCAATACCAGGCTGCCGGCATTCAGCATTTCACCAAAGACATCGCCCAAAAAAGCCTGGCCAACCCTGGCGGCTCCTATTATCGCGTCTCCCATCGCGAGGTGCGAGACATGCATGCCGCGATCGTCGAGAACGGCTGCCTATACATGACGCTCATGGTTCACCAGGGCTGGCAGGAACCGGTTGGCTCTGACGATCCGAAATACGACATCGTCTACGTTGAAAACGGCAATCTGCGGAAACGCCGATTTCCGGTGATTCATCGTCGCGGCCGCGCTACTGGCGGACACGCCGTCGCCATCGTCGGCTACACGCACGACGGATTCATTATTCAAAATTCGTGGGGTACCGATTGGGGGCACGAAGGTTTCGCCCTGCTGCCGTACGAAGACTACTTGCTGCACGCGACCGACGTCTGGGTGGTTCAGTTGGGCGTTCCAGTACGCCTGAATCTGTGGGAGCAAGCTCAGGGCGCCGACGTTTCCTCCGGGCTTCACCGCGCGGCGGCGGCGATTCCGCTAGAGGCGATCCGTCCTTACGTCATCAATCTTGGAAACAACGGCGAACTCTCTTCGACCGGACGCTATTGGACCACTTCGGAAGATATCGATCGACTCATCACCAAAGAGATTCCCGAACAGACGAAAGACTGGGACAAGATTCGGATCCTCCTCTATCTGCACGGAGGCCTGAACAGCGCTGACTATAGCGCTCGCCGCGTCATATCCTACAAGAACAAGATGCTGGCCAATCAAATCTATCCCTTGAATATCATGTGGGAGACCGGCTTTCAGGAGACCCTGCTGCATGCTTTTGAAGATTTATTCGTCGACGCCGACGATCGGGCTACAGGGCCTGCCGCCTGGATAAAGCGGTTTCGCGAAGGACTATTGGAAGCCAAAGACCGTTCGATCGAGATGACCGTCGCACTTCCGGGAACGGCGTTGTGGGACGAAATGAAGGAAAACGCGAAACTCGCATCAAGACACCCCAAGGCGAAGGGGGGAATGCAGATCCTTTCCAAGCGGGTGGCGGACCTTCTCAAGAGTCTCGGCGATAAGGTAGATTCGTCGCCCGAACTCCACGTAATCGGTCATAGTGCAGGCGCCATATTCGCCGCTTATGCCCTTGACGAAATGGCCAAGTCAGGCGTTCCACTGAAGTCGATACAGCTGTTCGCACCGGCGATTACCGTCGAAGAATTCAAGAAGTTAGTCGTTCCCCATATCGAAAACAAAGACTGTCCGTTACCGACGCTCTACCTGCTCAGCGACGCCGGCGAGCGGGACGACACGGTGGGGCCCTACGGAAAATCGCTGCTCTACCTGGTAAGCAACGCATTCGAAGGAAAACGTGAGACGCCGCTACTGGGGATGCAACGGTTTGTGCAGCCGACCGAAGATGCTACCGAATATGTCGACCCTATGATGAACGTGCTCTTCTCTAAGAAGGTCGATGAACTCTGCAGTGTGGTTATCAGCGGCGCCGACGGCAAGCCAGGCGAGCGATCGCAGAGCAACTCACACGGCGGCTTCGACGACGATCCCGCCACGCTCAACTCGGCCCTGTATCGCATTCTGCGAACGGAGCCGAAACACAAATTCGAGGTTCGTGACCTTCAGTTTTGA